Proteins encoded in a region of the Vicia villosa cultivar HV-30 ecotype Madison, WI linkage group LG5, Vvil1.0, whole genome shotgun sequence genome:
- the LOC131606352 gene encoding uncharacterized protein LOC131606352: MVMVVATMSRRPKSMPEAETLGILAFDAAKTMCRLVSLFNSLSDEEITRLHTDVITSKGVTYLNSSQENFLLNLAAAERLEELDNTAATVSRLGQKCSDLGLARFDLVYADLKHGVIDLRKLQYNSRNTGKIIEKTEKLISASASLHSAMEYMAELETAEKKRHRNGIRPSQKPNMEYFNEKLVFQRKQVQSFKETSLWKQTFDKTVGIMARLVCIVYARICSVFGAYIYKDHHDNKNFGFGFDDCCLLEHRKIRGVSEWYEESLQRRGPISKEATSLKILGVIKFLNNPMPMDFAPSGGKGIEKIKKGSKTDKVLKLASPSTVGGVGLSLRYANVILLAERCLHAPATVGDDAREALYDMLPGRLRVKVRAKLKGRWAKEEGNGNHGYSLAEGWREALEEMMEWLSPIAHDTLRWRAERYLEKTKFETKPTAMLLQTLHYSDLEKAEAAIVEVLVGLSCICWCERRMQ; encoded by the coding sequence ATGGTGATGGTCGTGGCTACCATGTCACGGCGTCCCAAGTCGATGCCGGAGGCAGAAACCCTCGGCATCCTTGCTTTCGACGCCGCGAAAACCATGTGTCGTCTCGTCTCTCTCTTCAACTCCCTTTCCGATGAAGAAATCACCAGGCTTCATACCGATGTGATCACATCTAAAGGTGTAACATATTTGAATTCTAGCCAGGAGAATTTCCTCCTCAACCTTGCCGCTGCGGAGCGTCTCGAGGAGCTCGATAACACTGCCGCGACCGTCTCACGGCTAGGCCAGAAGTGCTCGGACCTCGGCCTAGCACGGTTTGATCTTGTGTATGCTGATCTCAAACACGGTGTGATTGATCTCCGGAAGCTGCAATACAACTCCCGGAACACGGGTAAGATAATTGAGAAAACGGAGAAATTAATCTCCGCTTCTGCGAGTCTCCACTCTGCCATGGAATACATGGCAGAGTTAGAGACAGCGGAGAAGAAAAGACATCGGAATGGAATAAGACCATCTCAAAAGCCGAATATGGAATATTTCAATGAGAAATTAGTGTTTCAAAGAAAGCAAGTGCAGAGTTTCAAGGAAACATCATTATGGAAACAAACATTTGATAAAACGGTTGGGATCATGGCGAGGCTTGTGTGCATTGTGTATGCGAGAATATGCTCCGTTTTCGGAGCATATATTTATAAAGATCACCATGACAACAAAAACTTTGGTTTTGGATTCGACGATTGTTGCCTTCTGGAACACCGCAAAATTCGCGGTGTTTCAGAATGGTACGAGGAATCCCTCCAGAGGCGCGGGCCTATTTCTAAAGAAGCAACATCGCTTAAAATCCTCGGCGTGATAAAGTTTCTTAACAACCCTATGCCAATGGATTTTGCTCCTAGTGGTGGCAAAGGAATTGAAAAAATTAAGAAAGGTAGTAAAACTGACAAGGTTTTGAAGCTTGCATCGCCGTCGACGGTTGGTGGAGTAGGCCTTTCTTTGAGGTATGCTAACGTGATCCTACTGGCCGAGCGCTGTCTCCACGCGCCAGCGACAGTTGGAGACGACGCGCGCGAGGCCTTATACGATATGTTACCAGGGAGACTGAGGGTGAAGGTGAGAGCGAAGCTGAAGGGACGATGGGCGAAAGAGGAAGGAAATGGAAATCACGGATACTCTTTAGCCGAAGGGTGGCGCGAAGCGCTAGAAGAGATGATGGAATGGCTGTCACCGATCGCGCACGACACGCTTCGGTGGCGGGCGGAGAGGTACTTGGAGAAAACGAAATTCGAGACGAAGCCGACTGCGATGCTTCTGCAGACATTGCATTACTCTGACTTGGAGAAGGCAGAGGCTGCCATAGTGGAAGTGTTGGTTGGTTTGAGTTGTATATGTTGGTGTGAGAGAAGAATGCAGTga